The Lycium barbarum isolate Lr01 chromosome 12, ASM1917538v2, whole genome shotgun sequence genome includes a region encoding these proteins:
- the LOC132624355 gene encoding uncharacterized protein LOC132624355 gives MEYLSRLLKTLQQDPNFNYHPRCEKLNLVQFSFADDLLLFCRGDVLSVQMLFNCFKEFSEASGLKANLEKSSIYFGGVPMADQESILELTGFTRGELPIRYLGVPLSTKRISVNQCKPLLDKMLGRISTWTTKYLSYVGRVQLIKSVLFSIQTFWARIFLLPNKIIQMIEAICRRFLWTEGVEVSKKALLAWEKMCYPRSAGGLNILDILQWNRAAVCKLLWNLRKKKDKLWVKWLHIYYGKGRSMWGLVAGNASWVVRKILKAKVYLENVGIQEQDLIQMEKFSIKKVYVILRGPFQKVPWRKVVCNNFGAAKWIFILRLIICEKLLTRDKLATWGITDDTICPLCNHEDESIAH, from the coding sequence ATGGAATATTTGAGTAGATTGCTCAAAACTCTTCAACAAGATCCAAACTTCAACTATCATCCAAGGTGTGAAAAACTTAACCTAGTACAATTTAGTTTCGCAGATGATTTGTTGCTATTCTGCAGAGGGGATGTACTGTCTGTCCAGATGCTGTTTAATTGTTTTAAGGAATTCTCAGAGGCCTCAGGTTTGAAAGCAAATTTGGAGAAAAGTTCCATTTATTTTGGAGGGGTCCCTATGGCTGATCAAGAGTCCATCCTGGAATTAACTGGATTTACAAGAGGGGAACTTCCTATCAGATATTTAGGAGTTCCATTGAGCACAAAGAGAATATCAGTGAATCAGTGCAAGCCTCTGCTTGATAAAATGCTTGGCAGAATCTCTACTTGGACTACAAAATACTTATCTTATGTTGGTAGGGTCCAATTAATTAAAAGTGTTTTGTTTTCCATACAAACCTTTTGGGCTCGAATATTTCTATTGCCGAACAAGATAATCCAAATGATAGAAGCCATTTGTCGAAGATTTCTTTGGACCGAAGGTGTTGAAGTATCAAAAAAGGCTCTATTGGCTTGGGAAAAAATGTGCTACCCTAGATCTGCAGGAGGTCTTAACATATTGGATATCCTACAATGGAATAGAGCAGCTGTATGCAAACTATTATGGAACTTGCGTAAGAAAAAAGATAAGTTGTGGGTTAAATGGCTTCACATATACTACGGCAAAGGGAGATCAATGTGGGGTCTGGTAGCTGGTAACGCTTCTTGGGTTGTAAGGAAAATTCTTAAAGCCAAGGTTTATCTTGAAAATGTAGGAATACAGGAACAAGACTTGATCCAGATGGAAAAGTTCTCCATAAAGAAGGTGTATGTCATATTGAGAGGGCCTTTCCAAAAAGTTCCTTGGAGGAAAGTGGTGTGTAACAACTTTGGGGCAGCCAAATGGATATTTATTCTGAGATTAATCATTTGTGAGAAGCTTTTAACTAGAGACAAATTAGCTACTTGGGGTATCACTGATGATACCATCTGTCCATTATGCAACCATGAAGATGAAAGCATTGCACATTAG
- the LOC132624356 gene encoding uncharacterized protein LOC132624356, which yields MNFTKVLVTFFLIVTLLENVKVVGENGLSCRGKCVLACIFCEVPGCRDDCMKQCHIKTSPENLNCNLACSIEYCSKSKEDSKIMKSCLEECSTKLFVDSKIMKSCLEECSTKSCTKKDIFRPDLGLFNFLFISPLLFHSLLSPSPLSTIPPPDCPTPSLDGQRRSHRHFGPAKVATRRRRCFRPAIVATRRRQLRVEKVLEAVHIAANKNTVPGDVSSMVPGGIRMGTPALTSREFIEEDFVKVAEFFDAAVKIALKIKAETSGTKLKDFMTTLQSSASIQSKIAKLRHNVEEYAKQFPTIGFEKETMKYKN from the exons ATGAATTTCACTAAAGTTCTAGTGACATTTTTTcttattgtgactcttttagaaAATGTTAAAGTTGTTGGTGAGAATGGCTTATCTTGCAGAGGAAAATGTGTACTCGCATGTATATTTTGTGAAGTACCTGGTTGCAGGGACGATTGTATGAAACAATGTCATATTAAGACTTCTCCAGAAAATTTGAATTGTAATCTTGCTTGTTCAATTGAATATTGCTCCAAATCTAAAGAAG ATTCAAAAATAATGAAAAGCTGCTTAGAAGAATGTTCAACAAAACTTTTTGTAGATTCAAAAATAATGAAAAGCTGCTTAGAAGAATGTTCAACAAAATCTTGCACCAAGAAAGACAT ATTTAGACCAGATCTAGGTCTCtttaattttcttttcatttcccCCCTTCTCTttcactctcttctctctccctctcctctctctACCATCCCACCACCCGACTGCCCCACCCCCTCCTTAGACGGTCAACGCCGCAGCCACCGCCATTTCGGACCAGCAAAAGTCGCCACCAGACGCCGCCGCTGTTTCCGACCAGCAATCGTCGCCACCAGACGCCGCCAGCtcag GGTTGAAAAGGTTTTGGAAGCGGTACATATTGCAGCCAATAAGAACACTGTTCCAGGAGACGTATCTTCAATGGTCCCTGGTGGAATCAGAATGG GAACTCCTGCACTCACTTCCAGGGAATTTATTGAGGAAGATTTTGTGAAAGTTGCTGAATTCTTTGATGCTGCTGTGAAGATAGCATTGAAAATTAAGGCTGAAACCTCAG GAACAAAGTTGAAAGACTTTATGACAACACTACAGTCTAGTGCTTCCATCCAGTCTAAGATTGCAAAACTCCGCCACAACGTGGAGGAGTATGCAAAGCAGTTCCCTACAATTGGGTTTGAGAAGGAAACCATGAAGTACAAAAACTGA